The window tttctagGTTTCCGGGGAGTTGATGTCTGTGGCACATGCGCTTTCTCTCCCAGCAGAGTCGTATGGCAACGATGTGAGTATGACTCACCCACAGCTCCCACCCACTCAGCTAGCCTGGAATCTCTGCAGGACCTGCCACTAAGTTATAACTTCATGTCCTGATAATCTACTGCAGACCCTCTCCACTTACACCAGAAACTGCACCTTCGTTCAGTTCGTTTTAATCTTGGTCCACAAACGCAGGACTAACGCCTGTGGAAGTGGTTCCCCAAGTTGGCCACGCTTTGGAATTACTGGGGAACTTTTAAACATCCCGCTGCCTAGATTGCAGTTCATACCACCCAAATCAGAATGTCtggagaatgagagccaagaatcagtatttttaaagggTCTCTGAGGGACTCCATTGTGCAGCAAAGTTGCACTGGCTTATGGTGTGTCTGGTTTAGAAAATTACTGAGAAGGTATATGAGGTATTTTCCAAAACAAGACAAGGGGATGTGAGAATAGTAAAAACACCCAAATAAGAGTATGATACATATAATGAGTGGGTCAGGCCATAAGATCCAAATAATTTAGCTGAAGGAGAAATCCCTAAGGGGCCAAGGCAGTGGAAGACTTGACTGAGGAAATGGAGCTTTACCTGTATCCTCAAAGTGTAGGTGGACAAAGGACATGGATTGGCACGTAGGAAAAGTGCATGATCTAAGGCATGGAGGTAACGAATGTAAATGGCTTTTTCTGGAGTCAGTGAAATAGCTCGGTCTCGTTGGAGTGGGAGATTCCAGTGGAACCTCCAGTGGGGTGCTTGGTAAGACTTATTATAACCTTGACCTGTTTCATGTGCAAATTCATTTCTAGGTGTTACAGTATGGGGAATTGGCTGTTTGGTAAACAAAAATGATTACGACATGCTTCAGTCTTAAAAGTGAAaagtaattttcattttgattctttGTTCTCCCAACAGCTCAGTGGAATTGATGggtatattatttcagttttacaaTGATTTAACTCAATCCTGAGAAGGTAATTTATCTGCTGCTTTATTTAGTCTCCCAGCTTTCACTAGCAGCTGGGAAAAGATAGCCGGTGGCTCATTGTGTTCATTATACTGTGTAGGTAGCTTCTTTTGGTTGTCATACAGACAAAATAATTACTGTCCAAATTTATTACTCCAGTTTTTATCATTTGACAGTAACATCAAGTTTGGTAGCCCTCTTGAGCATTAACTAGACATCCATATACTTCCTTTTTATGACCTGGAATTCTTCACTCCTTTGCAGCCTGACATTGAGATGGCTTGGGCCATGAGAGCAATGCAGCATGCTGAAGTCTATTACAAGGTGAGTTGTCTTTCTTCATCATTAAGCAGAATTAAACATGTAATTATAGTGTATGATGCTCTGCTTATCACTATTCTCAGCAAGTTAAACAGTTGTGTTTTGGAGATAGTTTTTATTAATGTAAGTTCTTACCCACAGACAACAGAGGAGCGAAGGCAAATTTGTTTCTACAATGAGTTCTGCTGCTTTCCCAGCATTATAATGCTAACTGACAAAAGGGCGTCTGGCCcatacatagtaggcacttaataaatgtttgttgaatgaatgaacaatccACAGAGGGCAATAGCCAGGCAGTACTATGGTTAAGTAAGCCAACTGCCAAattggtggaatggattgtaataatatattatagCCTTAAACTGTGTCATGATTTCATCCAGGATGTAGACTGTCGACACTTCCTGAAGAGATCTTCTGCCTTGAGAATCATAAAGGTTTTCTGGTGGGGATGGGGAAGATAGAAGTATAGTAAATTACAGACCAGCATCTGTATGTTGTCTTACTGTTTCGCAGCTGATTTCATCAGTTGACCCACAGTTCTTGAAACTCACCAAAGTGGATGACCAAATTTACTCTGAGTTCCGGAAAAATTTTGAGACCCTTAGGATAGATGTATTGGACCCAGAAGAACTCAAGTCAGAATCAGCCAAAGAggtaaaaattctcttttttaaatattacttaGCATTTAACCACcaattttttattgtgaatttcttttacatttaagctctttttttgtttgagaaaaatatgtaaagaaccaGAACTTCTTTTCTAGTTGTAATCAACTAAGTTAGGAAATGAATGTTTTTCCAGTTTATGGACTTTTCATGTTGTtgagtctatttttttctcctttttgtcttGGACATTTTAAATCTCCACCCATCAGCCCTTTCAGAGGAGGATGGATCAGTTTATTTAGGTAGTATAGCCAGAAGGCTTGGATGGGGAGTGGCAAATAGGGTATAGGAAGGTGTTTTGATTCTCTGGATTTAAGTTCATGTGATTACAGGCCATGGGTAATTggaaaacttttgtttttcattgcttATGTGATTATCCTATACTTTGATAGGAAACTAACACTTTTACagttaggaaaaaaaagttttccttgcGAGTAAACCCTTGGCTAATGAAAAAtctaaagtttttgtttgtttttttttttttgtttgttttttgttttgatacagggtctcactctgttgcccagggtggagtgcggtggtgccatctcagctcactgcaacctccacctcttgggctcaaacagtcctcctgcttcagcctccctagtaggtgggactgcaggtgcatgctaccatgcccagctaatattttgtgtttttggtagagacagggtttcaccatgttgaccaggctggtcttaaactcctgagctcaagcgatccgcctgcctcggtctttcaaagtgctgggattgctggcgtgagccaccgcacccagccaagaatctACAGTTTTAACTCCTAGCAGGCAGTTAGTGATCTTTGTCTTTGGAAAATTGTCACTACTGAATGGACTTCTTTATTAAAATCATTTGTGTTTTAGTGGGGATAGATGACCATTTTGGGCTGAACTGACCAAtaacttcaaaacaaaacaattgacttaagaaataatattttaattctgcAGTAaaggatttatatatttttcagagtAAAATATTGTTCATCTTGGGAAATACCAGTCTAAAGACACAATAGGTAGCacagaaatgcattgttagtTTCACTGTGAAACCAACAGTCACCTCAATCCTAGTCTCACTATGATTATTTTCCTTACTGGGGAAATGGAAGTCCCTCTCCTGGCTTTAGTACATCAGCCTCTTGCATTTGTCAGCTAAAGCATCGTTTTTGCCTTTATAGAAGTGGAGGCCATTCTGCTTGAAGTTTAATGGGATTGTTGAAGACTTCAACTATGGTACTTTGCTGCGACTAGATTGTTCTCAGGGCTACACTGAGGAAAACACCATCTTTGGTGAGTTTCTTCCCTCTGGAATTGTTTCTGTGTAAGGAGACTGAACAGTCTGGCTTTACTGATGAATCAGTGACATGTATAGTTAGGTCACCTTATCTTGTTTCATCTTTAAAGATCTTGTTGCTATTTTTTATGTGACTCGAAGATAGTTAAGTATTTTCAATCTCATTAATATGAGATTGGAATTAAAGATCTCTGAAATTTATGACTATACTGGAATGGTTTGCATGTTATTTCAATTTTGTCAGTAGATTTCCAGCATATTTagggaagaggccaggcacagtgtctcatgccttgtaatcccagcactttgggaggctgacgtgaggatcacttgagctgaggattttgagaccagcctgggcaacatagggagaccccatctctacaaaaacatttaaaaaattagccaggtatagtggtgagtgtttgtagttccagctattcaggagactgaggcaggaggattgcttgaaccagggaaattgaggctgcagtaagctgtgattgtgccactgcagtccagccctggtcatcagagtgagaccctgtctcaaaaaaaaagagatttaggGAATAAACTGAGAGTAGGATGATAATCAATTCTGTTCACTTTTCAGCCCCCAGGATACAATTCTTTGCCATTGAAATTGCTCGGAACCGGGAAGGCTATAACAAAGCTGTTTATATCAGTGTTCAGgacaaagaaggagagaaaggagtcaacaatggagaagaaaaaagagctGACAGTGGAGAAGAAGAGAACACCAAGaatggaggagagaaaggagctgatagtggagaagaaaaagagggaggaatCAACAGAGAAGACAAAACTgacaaaggaggagaaaaagggaaagaagctGACAAAGAAATCAACAAAAGTGGTGAAAAAGCTATGTAAGGTATACAGGGAACAGCACTCTAGAAGCTATGACTCAATTGAGACTACAAGTACCACGGTGCTACTTGCATAGACCCCTTTGGTTAAATGTAAATTCTTGTACAATGGAAGGATACTCAGGAGGACATCTTTCTAGTCTAACAGTCAGGAGCTGCTGTGGTCATTCCCTTGTATGAACTGGTCTAAAGACTGTTAGTGGGGTGTTAGTTGATTTTTCCTGGTATACTGTTTCTTGGCTGACACCCCTGGTCAAGTAAgaaatttgtaaataaatttcttttggttATTATCTATATCTGTGACTGACTTTAAAAAGGTATTTGACacttgaaatttttttcaaatatgtaatCTCATCACCATGtcttacataaaataatttactcCTGTTTCTTACTGCTTCTCACTGTTTCCTGTAGTGAAGTTCTCTAAGCTTGTTAAGTTATACCTGGTGTTGGGATTAGAAGTCCTTACATAAGAATTGACTCTTAATCTCTGAGTGACTATAACTCCCTGATTTCTTTGCTATATATGACAAAAGATTTGATAAATAGCAGCATCCTGAACCTGTCAGACTAGTGAATGCAGCCCAGTTCATATTAGAAGAGCAAGAGACTGGACATGcttcagtatttgcttttcttttggtaGCCAGAATGTTACCTGAaaggtagcaaaaaaaaaaaaaaagggaaaaccagATAGAGTggctacccttttttttttttttggacatgaAGTCTTactctgactcccaggctggagtgcagtggcacaatctcggctcactgcaaccttggcctcctgggttcaagtgattctcctgcctcagcctcccaagtagctgggaccacaggtgcgtgctgccacgcccagctaattttttgtatttttagtagagacggggattctgtgaagaaagtcaatggtggcttgatggggatagcattatatctataaattactttgggcagtatggctattttcactatattgatttttttctctccatgagcgtggaatgtttttccatctgtttgtgtcctctcttatttcctagagcagtggtttgtagttttccttgaagaggtccttcacatcccttgtaagttgtattcctaggtcttttattctctttgtagcaattgtgaatgggagttcactcatgatttggctctgtttgtctatttttggttcattggtgatttttgcacattgattttatatcctgagactttgctgaagttgcttatcagcttaaggagattttgggctgagacgatggggttttctaaatatacaatcatgtcatctgcaaatagagacaatttgacttccttttttcctatttgaaaacgttttatttctttcccttggctgattgccctgaccagaacttccaatactacattgaataggagtggtgagagagggcatccggGTCTTGTGCCGATTTCCAAAGgggatacttccagcttttgctcattcagtatgatattggctgtcggattatcataaatagctcttattattttgagatacgttccatcaatacctagtttattgagagtttttagcatgaaggagtgttgaattttatggaaggccttttctgtatctaatgagataatcatgtgttttttgtcattggttctgtttatgtgatggattacgtttattgatttgcgtatgttgaaccagccttgcaaccgcgggatgaagctgacttgatcgtggtggataagctttttgacgtgctgctgtattcggtgtgccagtattttattgaggattttcccatcgatgttcttcagggatattggcctaa of the Pongo abelii isolate AG06213 chromosome X, NHGRI_mPonAbe1-v2.0_pri, whole genome shotgun sequence genome contains:
- the PBDC1 gene encoding protein PBDC1 isoform X2, producing the protein MAATSGTDEPVSGELMSVAHALSLPAESYGNDPDIEMAWAMRAMQHAEVYYKLISSVDPQFLKLTKVDDQIYSEFRKNFETLRIDVLDPEELKSESAKEPPGYNSLPLKLLGTGKAITKLFISVFRTKKERKESTMEKKKELTVEKKRTPRMEERKELIVEKKKREESTEKTKLTKEEKKGKKLTKKSTKVVKKLCKVYREQHSRSYDSIETTSTTVLLA
- the PBDC1 gene encoding protein PBDC1 isoform X1; the protein is MAATSGTDEPVSGELMSVAHALSLPAESYGNDPDIEMAWAMRAMQHAEVYYKLISSVDPQFLKLTKVDDQIYSEFRKNFETLRIDVLDPEELKSESAKEKWRPFCLKFNGIVEDFNYGTLLRLDCSQGYTEENTIFAPRIQFFAIEIARNREGYNKAVYISVQDKEGEKGVNNGEEKRADSGEEENTKNGGEKGADSGEEKEGGINREDKTDKGGEKGKEADKEINKSGEKAM